From the Polynucleobacter sp. MWH-UH35A genome, one window contains:
- a CDS encoding electron transfer flavoprotein-ubiquinone oxidoreductase yields the protein MNAAELVEQFGPRDSMDYDLVIVGGGTAGLSAAIKAKQLANASGKEISVCVLEKGSEIGAHILSGAVMDPKALTELFPDWKELGAPLETEVTQDQFLFLTSDNSHQVPNWMLPHCFKNEGNYIVSLANVTRWLGQQAENLGVEIFPGFPAAEILYNDQGAVCGVITGSMGLDKEGNPTDQFQLGMELRGKYTLFAEGSRGHLGKQLISKFALDKDADPQSYGIGIKELWEVEPSKSKPGLVVHTAGWPLESDTYGGSFLYHLGDNKVAVGLVVGLSYKNPYLSPFEEFQRYKLHPKIRETFEGGKRIAYGARALTAGGLNSLPKTVFPGGALIGCDAGFLNASRIKGSHAAIKTGMLAAEAAVAAINENRSEDVLSAYPTAFQNSWLHTELNQARNFKPWMSKGLYLGTLMVGLEQKLLGGNMPWTVHLKHADHECLEPAAQHKPIDYPKPDGKITFDRLSSVFISNTNHAENQPIHLTLKNDSVPVDTNLKTYAGPEQRYCPAGVYEFVETDGKARLQINSQNCVHCKTCDIKDPTQNIVWVTPEGGGGPNYASM from the coding sequence ATGAATGCTGCTGAACTGGTAGAGCAATTTGGTCCTAGAGACTCCATGGACTATGACTTAGTCATTGTGGGGGGTGGGACTGCGGGCTTATCAGCCGCCATTAAAGCTAAGCAACTGGCCAATGCCTCCGGTAAAGAAATCAGCGTGTGCGTTCTAGAAAAGGGTTCCGAAATCGGCGCTCACATTCTTTCTGGGGCGGTAATGGATCCAAAGGCGCTTACTGAGTTATTTCCCGATTGGAAAGAATTAGGAGCGCCACTAGAAACAGAAGTAACTCAAGATCAGTTTTTATTCTTAACCAGTGATAACTCGCATCAAGTTCCCAATTGGATGCTGCCCCACTGCTTTAAAAATGAAGGCAACTACATTGTTAGTCTTGCAAACGTCACACGTTGGCTCGGTCAACAAGCAGAAAATCTTGGTGTTGAAATTTTTCCCGGTTTTCCTGCGGCAGAAATTCTGTATAACGATCAAGGTGCAGTTTGTGGAGTCATTACTGGTTCCATGGGTTTGGATAAAGAAGGTAACCCAACGGATCAATTTCAACTGGGTATGGAGTTGCGGGGTAAGTACACCCTCTTTGCAGAAGGTTCACGCGGGCATCTCGGCAAACAACTCATCTCTAAATTTGCACTAGATAAAGATGCTGATCCACAAAGCTACGGCATTGGCATTAAAGAGCTCTGGGAGGTAGAACCCTCAAAGAGCAAGCCTGGACTGGTGGTCCACACAGCAGGCTGGCCGTTGGAGAGTGATACCTATGGCGGCTCATTTCTCTATCACCTAGGAGATAACAAGGTCGCAGTTGGTTTAGTAGTTGGACTTTCCTATAAAAATCCTTACCTCTCTCCGTTTGAAGAATTCCAACGCTATAAGTTACATCCCAAGATTCGGGAAACATTTGAAGGCGGTAAACGTATCGCCTATGGTGCCCGCGCACTGACAGCGGGCGGCTTAAACAGTCTGCCTAAGACAGTATTTCCTGGTGGTGCACTCATCGGATGTGACGCAGGCTTCTTAAATGCCTCTCGCATTAAAGGTAGTCATGCGGCCATTAAGACGGGCATGCTTGCTGCAGAAGCAGCAGTAGCGGCCATCAATGAAAATCGCTCCGAAGATGTTTTGTCTGCTTATCCAACTGCATTCCAAAATAGTTGGTTACATACCGAACTCAATCAAGCGCGCAACTTCAAACCATGGATGTCCAAAGGACTCTATCTTGGCACCTTAATGGTGGGATTAGAGCAAAAACTGTTGGGTGGCAATATGCCTTGGACTGTTCATCTAAAACATGCCGATCATGAATGCCTAGAACCGGCCGCTCAACACAAGCCAATTGACTATCCAAAGCCAGATGGCAAGATTACGTTTGATCGCCTCTCATCTGTATTTATCTCTAATACCAATCATGCCGAGAATCAGCCTATTCATTTAACCCTGAAGAATGATTCCGTACCTGTAGATACCAATCTCAAAACCTATGCAGGTCCTGAGCAACGATACTGCCCCGCAGGCGTCTATGAATTTGTGGAAACCGATGGCAAAGCGCGCCTACAAATTAACTCTCAAAACTGCGTGCACTGCAAGACTTGTGATATCAAAGATCCCACGCAAAATATCGTCTGGGTTACACCTGAAGGTGGTGGCGGACCAAACTACGCATCAATGTAA
- the gloA gene encoding lactoylglutathione lyase has protein sequence MMILHTMLRVGDLNRSIDFYTKVLGMNLLRTTERPEQKYSLAFVGFGKGNGDGQAEIELTYNHGVHSYEMGTAYGHIAIGVPDAYTACTKIKAAGGNVTREAGPVAGGDTIIAFVTDPDGYKIELIQR, from the coding sequence ATGATGATCCTACACACCATGCTGCGCGTTGGCGACTTAAATCGTTCGATTGATTTCTATACCAAAGTCTTGGGCATGAATTTGCTCCGCACTACCGAGCGCCCTGAGCAAAAGTATTCACTTGCATTTGTCGGCTTTGGCAAAGGCAATGGTGATGGTCAGGCTGAAATTGAGCTTACGTATAACCATGGGGTTCATAGCTATGAGATGGGAACTGCGTATGGTCACATTGCTATTGGTGTTCCTGATGCTTATACCGCATGCACAAAGATTAAAGCAGCAGGCGGTAATGTCACCCGTGAAGCTGGTCCAGTAGCTGGTGGCGATACCATCATTGCATTTGTCACCGATCCTGATGGCTACAAAATAGAGCTCATTCAGCGTTAA
- a CDS encoding GNAT family N-acetyltransferase, with amino-acid sequence MVAQPGSFQLEILDRLSDIPCQNWNALLPTDAGPFLRHEFLSALEETRCVGGNTGWQVAHLLLKDHDQLIGAMPLYLKQHSYGEFVFDWSWAQAYEQQGMAYFPKALCAIPFTPVQGPRILCNKNRDHQLIEERLIKGLKTLVMQNNLSSAHILFPITLEANGFKKNGFMLRDSVQFHWHNQGFENFEYFLSALTMKRRKNIRREREQVARESICFRHVPGIFSTVADWEFFYRCYENTYLEHRSNPYLNLAFFKLWAQRMPENLHLIIAERNGSPIAASMLVVDAENSKAYGRYWGAIEHVPCLHFETAYYQAIEYCISNKIKTFEGGAQGEHKMARGFLPTTIQSAHFIADPQFAKAVQHFLDREHQGIGAYVDELAEHSPLKSTKVQL; translated from the coding sequence ATCGTGGCCCAGCCCGGTTCATTTCAATTAGAAATACTTGATCGCTTAAGCGATATCCCCTGCCAGAACTGGAATGCCCTACTTCCTACTGATGCAGGACCTTTTTTGCGTCATGAATTTCTCAGTGCGTTAGAAGAAACCAGATGTGTTGGAGGTAATACAGGGTGGCAAGTTGCGCACCTACTCCTAAAAGACCATGACCAACTAATTGGCGCAATGCCTCTGTATTTAAAGCAACACTCTTACGGAGAATTTGTGTTCGATTGGTCATGGGCTCAAGCCTACGAGCAACAAGGCATGGCGTACTTTCCGAAAGCGCTCTGCGCCATCCCATTTACACCTGTCCAAGGCCCTCGAATCCTATGCAATAAAAATAGAGATCATCAGTTGATTGAAGAGAGGTTAATCAAAGGGCTGAAGACTTTAGTAATGCAAAATAATCTGTCTTCAGCGCACATCTTATTTCCCATAACTCTCGAGGCAAATGGCTTTAAGAAGAATGGCTTCATGCTACGTGACTCCGTGCAATTTCATTGGCACAACCAAGGCTTTGAGAATTTCGAGTATTTTCTATCTGCTTTAACAATGAAACGTCGTAAAAATATACGACGTGAGCGCGAACAAGTAGCAAGGGAATCCATTTGCTTTAGACATGTACCAGGAATATTCTCCACTGTTGCCGATTGGGAATTTTTCTATCGCTGCTATGAAAATACATACTTAGAACATCGCTCCAACCCATATCTCAACCTGGCATTTTTTAAGTTATGGGCACAACGCATGCCTGAAAATTTACATTTGATTATTGCGGAGCGTAATGGCAGCCCAATTGCAGCCTCAATGCTAGTGGTAGATGCTGAGAATTCAAAGGCATACGGAAGATATTGGGGTGCTATTGAGCATGTACCCTGCCTACACTTTGAAACTGCTTACTACCAAGCCATTGAATACTGTATTTCTAACAAGATAAAGACCTTTGAAGGAGGCGCACAAGGCGAGCATAAGATGGCGCGCGGATTTCTACCAACCACCATCCAATCTGCTCATTTCATAGCTGATCCGCAGTTTGCCAAAGCTGTACAGCACTTCTTGGATCGAGAGCATCAAGGTATTGGCGCCTATGTAGACGAGCTGGCCGAGCACAGTCCCCTGAAATCAACTAAAGTACAGCTATGA
- a CDS encoding queuosine precursor transporter codes for MDSPRRHHRYYDLILAAFVVVLLCSNFIGAGKAAVIDLPYFGSVPFGGGILFFPIAYFFGDILTEVYGYAYDRRAVWAGFAALAFAAVMAQIVIALPVAPGDYMANYQHGLETVFGNSWRIALASMFSFWCGSLTNSYVLAKMKIWTQGRFLWMRAIGSTAVGEMVDSTFFYMLAFYGIWPTHEILQVALAQYVLKTSWEILATPMTYWVVNFLKRKENEDFYDIHTNFTPFRVKV; via the coding sequence ATGGACTCGCCTCGACGCCACCATCGCTATTACGACCTCATTCTGGCCGCCTTTGTGGTCGTTTTGTTGTGCTCTAACTTTATTGGCGCTGGTAAGGCTGCTGTCATTGATCTTCCGTATTTTGGATCCGTCCCATTTGGTGGCGGGATTTTGTTCTTTCCCATTGCCTATTTCTTCGGCGACATCCTAACCGAGGTCTATGGCTATGCTTATGATCGCAGGGCGGTGTGGGCTGGTTTTGCTGCTCTCGCATTTGCCGCGGTGATGGCGCAGATTGTGATTGCTTTGCCGGTGGCGCCTGGTGATTACATGGCGAACTATCAGCATGGTCTCGAAACTGTTTTTGGAAATTCCTGGCGTATTGCCTTGGCTTCGATGTTCTCTTTTTGGTGCGGAAGTCTAACGAACAGTTATGTTTTGGCCAAAATGAAAATCTGGACCCAGGGACGTTTTTTGTGGATGAGGGCGATTGGTTCGACGGCAGTGGGGGAGATGGTCGACTCGACATTCTTTTATATGCTGGCTTTCTATGGCATTTGGCCTACCCATGAAATTCTTCAGGTTGCGCTAGCTCAGTACGTCCTCAAGACATCTTGGGAAATCTTGGCCACTCCTATGACCTATTGGGTCGTGAACTTCCTTAAGCGTAAGGAAAACGAGGATTTCTACGATATTCATACGAATTTCACCCCATTTAGGGTCAAAGTCTAA
- a CDS encoding DUF1289 domain-containing protein: MNSGSNDHKLASQDGSHSLSTGDNESDSPCIGVCTTLYDEICQGCGRTLNEVSNWVFFSDDEKASVWKRIRAEGTATRFQRQAKENKPA; this comes from the coding sequence ATGAATTCTGGAAGCAACGACCATAAATTAGCCTCGCAAGACGGCTCTCACTCCCTATCTACAGGGGATAACGAGTCCGACTCCCCGTGCATTGGCGTATGCACCACGCTTTACGACGAAATCTGCCAAGGCTGCGGACGCACACTCAATGAAGTGAGCAATTGGGTGTTCTTTTCTGATGACGAAAAAGCGTCAGTATGGAAACGCATTCGTGCAGAAGGCACTGCAACTCGCTTTCAACGACAAGCTAAAGAAAACAAGCCCGCTTAA
- a CDS encoding ABC-F family ATPase, which produces MLSASNITMQFGAKPLFENISVKFGGGNRYGLIGANGCGKSTFMKILGGELEPTSGNVSLDPGIRLGKLRQDQFAYEDVRVLDVVMMGHEEMWKAAAERDAIYANPDASDEDYMKAAELEGKYAEYGGYTAEAKAGELLLGIGIPIEQHNGPMSNVAPGWKLRVLLAQALFSDPDVLLLDEPTNNLDIHSIHWLEDILNQIKSTIVIISHDRHFLNEVCTHMADMDYGTLKVYPGNYDSYMLASVQARTQQLSNNAKAKEKIAELQAFVARFSANASKAKQATSRQRQLEKIEVVEVKPSSRQNPFIRFEYEKKLHNMAVECNALTKAYDRVIFKNFKLGVRAGEKIAIIGQNGAGKTTLLKAILSKRFEGIAVDSGDVKWAENANVGVMPQDNTELFAKDELLMDWMNNWRNTGDDDQVIRGTLGRLLFSGDDIGKSVKVLSGGEKGRMIWGKLMLQKYNVLAMDEPTNHMDMESIESLQIALEKYDGTLIFVSHDREFVSALANRILEVKMDGTVVDYSGTYEEYLRSQELTG; this is translated from the coding sequence GTGCTGTCAGCATCTAATATCACCATGCAGTTTGGGGCAAAACCCCTCTTTGAGAACATTTCCGTGAAGTTTGGCGGCGGCAATCGTTATGGCCTTATCGGCGCGAACGGTTGCGGTAAATCTACCTTCATGAAAATTTTAGGTGGCGAACTTGAGCCAACTAGCGGTAACGTGAGTTTGGATCCCGGCATTCGTTTGGGTAAGTTGCGTCAAGATCAATTTGCTTACGAAGATGTTCGTGTACTCGATGTGGTGATGATGGGTCACGAAGAGATGTGGAAAGCTGCAGCAGAACGTGATGCAATTTACGCTAACCCTGATGCTTCTGATGAAGATTACATGAAGGCTGCTGAGCTTGAGGGCAAGTACGCAGAATACGGCGGTTATACAGCTGAGGCAAAAGCAGGTGAGTTGCTATTGGGTATTGGTATTCCTATCGAGCAGCACAATGGTCCAATGAGTAATGTGGCGCCCGGTTGGAAATTGCGTGTATTGCTAGCGCAGGCTTTGTTCTCTGACCCAGACGTTCTATTGTTGGATGAGCCAACCAATAACTTGGATATTCACTCTATTCATTGGCTTGAGGACATCCTCAATCAAATTAAGAGCACCATCGTCATCATTTCCCATGATCGTCACTTCCTCAATGAGGTCTGCACACATATGGCGGATATGGACTATGGAACGCTGAAGGTTTACCCAGGAAACTATGACTCCTATATGCTGGCATCGGTGCAAGCGCGCACACAGCAGCTAAGCAACAACGCTAAAGCCAAAGAAAAAATTGCTGAACTACAGGCGTTCGTGGCACGATTCTCTGCAAATGCTTCTAAAGCGAAACAAGCAACTTCACGCCAACGGCAACTGGAGAAGATTGAAGTTGTTGAGGTCAAGCCATCTTCTCGCCAAAATCCGTTTATACGTTTTGAGTATGAAAAGAAGCTTCATAATATGGCGGTGGAGTGCAATGCACTTACTAAAGCCTATGATCGCGTGATCTTCAAAAACTTTAAACTGGGTGTGCGTGCCGGTGAGAAGATTGCCATCATTGGTCAAAACGGTGCTGGTAAGACAACACTGCTGAAAGCTATTTTGAGCAAGCGCTTCGAAGGCATTGCTGTTGATAGTGGTGATGTGAAGTGGGCTGAGAACGCAAACGTTGGTGTAATGCCTCAAGACAATACTGAGTTGTTTGCAAAAGACGAGTTGCTCATGGATTGGATGAACAACTGGCGCAACACTGGTGATGATGATCAAGTGATCCGTGGCACATTAGGCCGCCTATTATTCTCCGGCGATGATATTGGCAAGTCCGTGAAAGTGCTCTCTGGTGGCGAAAAGGGCAGAATGATTTGGGGCAAACTCATGCTCCAAAAATATAACGTGTTAGCAATGGATGAGCCGACCAATCACATGGATATGGAATCTATTGAGAGTTTGCAGATTGCGCTCGAGAAATACGATGGCACGCTCATATTTGTTTCTCACGATCGTGAATTCGTATCCGCTTTGGCTAATCGTATCTTAGAGGTGAAGATGGATGGTACGGTAGTAGATTACTCTGGAACCTACGAAGAATATTTGCGTAGCCAAGAACTAACGGGGTAG